The genome window CAAAACCTGGTCTGCCTTTGCATTCAGTGTTTCGAGATCGTCCCCATAGATTTTGACCGCGTTGCTCGCATTCATCCCTGCAACTGCTTCCGCCACATTATCGATGATCGGCTGAGAATAATTGTAATTAATACCCTGGAACTGTTTCAGCTTCGTATCCATTTCTTCAATCAGCTGATCCTGGGTGATTTTCCGCTTCCACTCGTCCTTTGGTTTAAGATTAACCTGCATTTGAACGTAGTAAAAACCGGACGGATCGGTTCCGTCGTTGGAACGGCCGGTTTGCGATAAGACGCCATTCACTTCCGGGAATTCATTCAATTTAGCCCTAAGCGTGGTCACCATTTTGATCGTTTCGTTCAGGGAGCTGCTCATCGGCATTTTCGCTTCGACCCATAATGCGCCTTCATTAAGTGTCGGCAGGAACTCGGTTCCGAGAAATTTGGCTGAAAACAAGCTGAGACCCAGGAAAACAGTGGCAAATACCAGACTTAACTTCTTCCGTTTATAACACCATTCAAAACCATTGGTAACCGTCCTGTCGAAAAAACGAACGACCGGATTACTCTTCTCGCGGACGTTTTTATTCAACAATATCGAGCAAAGTACCGGAACCAGCGTTAATGTATAGAGTAATGCGCCTAGCAATGCAAATCCGAGCGTATAGGCAAGTGGGGTGAACATTTTACCCTCTACTTTCTGGAAACTGAAAATGGGGATCAATGCGGTGATAATGATCAGCTTGGAGAAGAAGATGGCCTTACCAAGCTCCCCACCTGTTTTTTTGATTAAACCAAGCTTTGATAACTTATTGAACCGATCCATTCCATTGCGATGCGCCAAATGATCCAGCGCCACAAAAATCCCTTCGACCATTACAACGGCGCCGTCGATAATGATCCCAAAATCAATCGCCCCCATCGAAAGCAGGTTAGCAGACATTCCCTTCAATTTCAGGCACATAAATGCGAACAAAAGCGCGAGAGGGATGATGATGGATACGATCACCGTCGTGCGCCAATCGGCCATGAAAAGAAAAACGATCACGGTTACCAGCACGATGCCCTCAATGAGGTTATGCTTTACGGTATGCGCGCAAAACTCGATCAGGTTATCACGGTCGTAGAATGTCACCATTTTGACATCCGGCGGAAGAATTTTTGTGTTCAGCTCCTCAACCTTATCCTTTATACGCGCCAGCACTTCGCTCGGATTTTCGCCTTTACGCTGCACCACAATGCCTTCCACAACATCATCGTTCCCATCTAGCCCAACCTGGCCCACACGTGGCATATCCGATTCCTTCACATTCGCAACATCCTTTACCAAAACCGGATTATCCTTTATGAACTCGACGATAATGTTCTGAATATCAGGAATGGAGTTCAGTAAACCGATCCCGCGCACCACATAGGCCTGCCCGTTTTTCTCGATCACATCACCGCCCACATTGACATTGCTTTTCGTTACTGCCTGATACACTTCCAGCGGCGTAATGTTGTACTTAACGAGCTTGGTAGGGTTAACCTGCACTTCGTAGATCTTCTCTCTACCTCCAAATGCAACTACGTCTGCAACGCCGGGAATACTTCGCAATTGCCTGTCGATGATCCAGTTGTGCAATGTTAGCAGCTCACGGCTGTCACGATCTTTACTTTTTAATGTAAACCTGAAAATCTCACCGGTCGGTCCGTACGGAGGCTGGACGTCCGGCTCGACGCCATCGGGGAGCGAGATGTTACGGAGCTGATTATTAACTTGCTGCCGTGCGAAGAAATCCTCTACATTATCATCGAAAATGATTTTGATAATGCTCAAACCAAACATTGTTGTGCTGCGCACATTCGTTTTTTGCTGAACCGAATTCATCGCAACTTCAATCGGAACGGTTACGAACCGCTCAATCTCCTCTGCGCTTCGTCCGTTCCATTGCGTAACGATAATGATCTGTGTATTAGTAACATCCGGAAACGCTTCCAACGGCGTGTCCCGATAGCTGACGATCCCTGCGATGATCAGCAGGCCGGTCATAAAGAATATGAAAAAGCGGTTTTTCAAAGAAAAGCCCACAATTCCCCGAATGAATTTATTCATTTTTGAATGAGTGAATGAGTGAATTTTGAATGAGTGAATGAGTGAATGAGTGAATGACTGAATGATTTTTTTTCTATTCACTCATTCACTCATTCAGTCATTCAGCATTAGTCATTTAGCGCGTCGTAAACGAGAAGTTGATTTTTGGAAATGATGGCTTCGCCGGGTTTCAGGCCGCTGGTAATGTAGGTCCTGTTGGCCAGGGAGCGGTAAATTTCGACGGGACGGGTTTCAATGTTGGACCGGCCGTGATAGACCATGACCCAGTTTTTACTACGGTCGAAAATGACAGCCTGGGATGGAATGGCTTGCATTTCTCCACCTTCCTCAAAGTTCAGGTTGACCGTTGCGTGCATTTCGGGTTTTAGTTTTAAACCTACATTTTGCAACTGAATACGGATTTTCATCGCTTTTGTATCCGGGTCGAGGACATTGTAAATTTTGTCCACTTTTCCTTTAAAAACTTCATTGGAAAAACTGATCGTACGCACATCAGCAGGCATTCCGAGTTTAATCTTGGAAATGTCGCTCTCATTCACATTGGCCATTACCCACACATCTGCAATCTGCCCGACTGTGAAAAGGCTCTCTGCATTATCCGATCGCAGCTGCATGCCGCGGTTCACGCTTTTGTCAATGATAAAACCGTTGATAGGCGACTTAACCGTGTAGTTTGTGGATTTCCCCAAACCATAGATCGAGAAAATTTCCTTCACCCGGCTCACATCCGCCTGCGCTTTGTCTACCACCTGGCGCGCCGTAATGACGTCCCGCTCAGGCACCAGCTTACTTTCAAAAAGATCCTCGGTAGACGACAAATTCTTTTGGGCAATGAGCAAATCAGATTGTGCCTGAATCATTTGTCTTTCAAAATCAGCAACTTCACCCGAACGGATCGTAGCCAGTTTCTGGCCTTTGCGAACATTGTCGCCCAATTCCACGTCGACTTCTTCCACATTGCCGCCTACCAAGGGGTAGATCTTAATTACCTGATTTTCATCAGGAACAACTTTTCCAACCAGTGTCAGCTCGTTACGGACCGGCTCGGTCTTCACCGTATCGAGCGTGATCCGGCTCATCATCGTGTCCGAAAGCATAAAGGCCTTCGATTCTTCGGGATCTTCTTTTGTAGTATTGCATCCGGTCAGCCATAGGCCCGCAGCGGCCAGCAGAACCATGCTCAGAGAATTTTTCATTGGAAAAATATTAGTGGCGATTGCCATGATGTGATAAATTCGATTAGTTAAAAAGCTCTTCACCGACTACGAAGTTGAGTTCTTCGTAAACCTTGATGCGGTCGGCTTGCAGGCGGTTATATTCCTTGATGCTTTCGTTGTAGGTTTCTATAAAATCGATGAATTCGAGGAGGGTAATGTTCCTTTTCTGGAAATTGTCGTAAATGCCTTTGCTAAGGAGCTGGAACTGATCCGAGAACTGGCTTTCGACGCCCTGGTAAGCCTTTTCAGCCACATTAACCTTCTGTAATGCGGCGTCAACCTGGTTGTTAATGCTGTTCACTTTGGCCGTTTCAGCCGTTTTGAAATAACTGATATTGCTTTTCGCAGCCTTGATGTTTCCCTGGTTCCTGTTGAAAAAAGGAAGGTCCATCGTGGCCGAAACGCCTACATAATTGTTCACGTAATTACTCGCCTGATCGTAAACCGCACCGAGCTGAATGTTAGGAACCGCCAGCGCTTTTTGTAAGGTGTAGTTCAATTCGGCCTGTTTCACTTCCGACTGCGACACTTTCAGGTCGGCGCGGCTTTCCATCGCCTTCGCTTTCAGCGCAGCCCCATTATACTGGCTAAGCTGGTAACGACGAACGGCTGCCGAATCCACAACCGACTTTACAGGCTGGTCAACATTCAATAATGTGCGCAGATCGCGCTGATTATCATGGAGTTCGAAAAGGATGTCGGCACGATCATTGGTCAATTGAAAGAGGAGGGCTTTAAGGCGGACAACTTCTTTGAGCGAGATATTTTTCCGGTTATATTCTTTATCAAACGCGCTTACGGTCGTGTTGAGCGAGGCGATTTGTGTGTCGTATAATGCAATGGTCTGTTCCAGATAATAAGACTCAAAAAAGATCTGGCGAAGGTCAAATTTTAATGTTCTGATGAGATCAAAAAACTGATATTCGCTTTTCCTGGTGGATTCCACATCCAATGCCACCTGCTTATTCCGTTTGCCGGCCCGGGTAATGAGCTGCTGAACAGTGAATGCTTTCTGGCCCTTGTTCCCTACGTCCAGAAAACCCCGAGAAGGATTATAAGCACTGATTTCGACGCCGAATGTGGGATTATTCCAAAGCTTGTCCTGGATCTCAATGGACTTGGCTATATCGATCTGATATTTTTCGGCAAGAATTTCAAGGTTGTTTTGAAGGAAAAGGCTGTCGGCCTGTTTGATCGAAAGCCTCAATGTGTCCTGTGCGTGCAGCTGAACTGCCAGGAATAGGAGGATCGTCGTGAAATAAGTTCGCATGTTTTCTGTGTTAGAATGATGCGATATTCCGACGCCGGTATTACAGGAGCCTTAAAATAAAGTTAGAAAAAAATTAGAATGGCCGAAACAGGCTCATACGTGGTTTAAACGCACCTGAAATTCACTTCCCTGGCCTGGCTCGCTCGTGACGGAGATCGTTCCGTGGTGCAGATCAATGATACGCTGGCAAATAGAGAGGCCTATTCCGAAACCGGGAACAGTCGTTGCATCCGACGACCGGTAAAAAGGATTGAAGATATGCGGCATGTCTTCGGGGCTGATGCCAATGCCCTGGTCCTTGAACTTCACAATGCACGATTTGTTGTCGGACGAGATCAGAATCCTAGCCTGGTGATCCGAAGAATATTTGCATGCATTATCCAGCAAATTGGAAAAAACCCTTTTCAATAATTCTTCATTTCCTTCGATAACAGTCTGATTTTCATCCTCCGGAATGTTTTCATAGTCAATTTCAACACGGTAATCGGGGTTGGCTGACAACAATTCTTCCTTAGCCGCAAAAGCAAGATCTTCTATGTGGATAGGCGCCATTTTCAACTGTCCCGAATGCTCGTAGGAGCGTGCGAGGAAAAGCAGATTATTGGTAATGCTGATGAGCCTTTCCGTGTCGGAAAAGAGGTTGGCAAAAACTTCGTCGAGGTCGGGATTATTTTTATTAAACCGCTGCCCCAGTTGGATTTCGGATTTCAGGGCGGCCAATGGTGTCCGCAACTCGTGGGAAGCATGTGAAACGAAGCTTTTTTGCTGTTCAAATGCATTGTGAAGGCGCACAAGCACCGTGTTGAAATTAATCGCAAGCTGCGCGATCTCGTCCTTTCGGTTGCCTTCATCAAGTTTTTGGGAGAGGTTTTGGGCCGTTATGAGCGAAACTTCATGATTGATCCGGCTGATAGGCCGCAATGCATTTCCGGCAAAATATATCCCCAGCCCGACAGTAACCGCAATGCCGGCTAAAAGGCCCCAACCCAATGTTTCGCGGAGATTGGTGAGTTTGCTATGCCCAAAAGTGTCATATGCCGACGCCAGCACGGTTAACGGCTCACTTTGCTCCTGATACAGCAGACCGATGACCTCGCTTCCGCCTTCGTGAAACTCGATATAATGCTTTTCCCGGACCTCATCCAGCAGCGAGGCTTTATAAGACAACAGTTTATCATCCACGCTGGAATAGATCAGCTCATTATCAGCATTAAAAATCAGCACTTTCTCGTCAAGCATTTCTGAAAGCGTGTTTTGGTCAATGGCTTTCAGCAAATGTTTGTCAATTCCTTTAACCTTTACCAGCAGCCGGCAAGTGGTGCGGGCGCGGCTTTTCAGGCGGTCATAAAATTCCTCCTGCCTGTAATGTTCGGAAACGCTGTAAATGGTGATTGAAAACAATAGCAGGATCGTCGCCACGAGGAGCGTGAATTGAAGAGCAATGCGATTCTTGATTTTCAGGGTCATTCTTCCTTCATAATGTAGCCCATGCCGGGCCGTGTGTGAATTAGCTTGGTAGCAAAGTCTTTGTCAACTTTTTTGCGTAAATAATTGATATACACCTCAACCACATTCGTACCCGGATCAAAATTGAGGTGCCATACGTGCTCGGCCAGGTCCATTTTTGACACAACCCTGCCTCTGTGCAAAAGGAAATATTCCAATAAGGCAAATTCCTTGGCAGTAAGGTCGATCATATTGCCGCCGCGGCTCACCTGCTTGGTCCCGAGGTTCATTTCAAGATCAGCAATCCGGAGCACTTTGTCCGTAGTTTCCGGATTGATAAGTTCCGAAACGCGCAATGCTGCATTGATTCTTGCGAGTAATTCTCTAAAATCGAACGGTTTAACGATGTAGTCGTCCGCTCCTCGTCCCAGCCCTTCCAGTTTATCCTCAATTTCTCCGTAAGCAGTAAGCATAATGATCGGCAGCGAAGGCTTGTAAATCCGGATCTGCTGGCAAACATCATGACCATTCATTCCCGGTAAATTTACGTCCAGCAAAACAAGGTCAAATTTTTTGTCCAAGGCCATTTGCTTCCCCGTAATGCCGTCGTGGGCAATTTCTGCTTCGATGTTTTCGGAGGCCAGTCCGCGGAAAATGTTCTGGGCAATCCGGCGATCGTCCTCAATAATCAGGATTTTTTTCATTGCAGGAGATCTTTTGATTCAATGATGGGCGCAATGGCCTCAATGGGTGCCTGAAACACAATTCCTGTGTCGAGGGAATGGATAATGGCTTTGTTACTGTGCGCAAAATAACAAACATCAATGCCGAGTTCCTGGATGTTTTTAAGGTTCAAGGTCGTCTCTGGTTTTGCTCGTCGCCGGGTTTGCCGAATGTAAACCGCGCGGATATTGGCAGAAAAATCCCGGCAGATCTGTTCATAAATTTCCGGATCTTTCTGAGAATCATCGCCTAACAAAATAAATTGCAGCTCGGGATAGAAATTGATAATGTTATGGATCTTGCGCAGCTTATGGTCATGAGATCCGCCGCCCGTGGAAACAAAATCATCCAGTCCCGACTTAATGGTCCGCAGCTTCAAAACAGCCTTTGGCAGGCCATTAAGCTCTGCAAAGCGAACGATCATATCATACAGATTCCATTCGCTGCTCGATACATAAAAGAAAATGTTGCTGTCCTTATGCGGATGCGTGCGGCTGGCGAACGACAGCAGCTGATAATGCTTGACGACGTCGTCGAACGGTTTCCTAGCCTGGACGTTTTTGGACAACAATACAAAGAGTTTCCGGAAAGACCGGCGGCTGTGTGAGATCAGAAAAGTGTCGTCAATGTCGGAAATGATGCCATAGGAGCTTTTGTAAGGCAGGAAAAATTCTTCCTGCGCGCTTCCCTGATATCGCTTTCCGTTCAGCTCATCGTCAACGGTAACCTCGTAAGTATGCCACCCGCTGGTCATTGGCTCCGTAAGCGGGACCTGAAAACGGAAATATCCATCGGCCTCGGCCGTCGCTTCGGCGGTAATATCGCCCAGCCTGAACACAACTTTTAAAAATGGAATGGTCTTAACAGAAAAGAGCTCAATGATCGTCCGTGCGTATCTGAACCCGCTTCTTGTATATTTTCGATCACCTGAGGGATATTTTTTGACGATATGCCCAAACACCACCAGCTCATTTTTATTGGCATATCCACGGTACAATTTTATGTCGCAACGTTTCATAACTATCTTTATCCCCGTACACTTGAAGTCCCTAATTTAGACAATATGTTTTCAGAACGAAAAGTTTTGTTGGTTGTAAATCCCATATCCGGTGATGTGAACAAGGATGTGGTTTTTGAAGAGGTAATTGAGATGGCAGCGGCAAAAGGTTATGATTTGCGTATCTATACAACAACCGGCGAGCATGATCTGGAAACGATCCGGGAAATGGTCATCAACATTAAGCCTGAACGTGTGCTGGTTGCGGGTGGCGACGGCACTATTTCGCAGACGGCCGAAGCAGTCCAGGGTTCTAATGTGGTGATGGGCATTATCCCGGTGGGCTCGGCCAACGGGCTAGCTATGGATTTCGGGGTTACCGGGTCTATTGCTGAGGCAGTTGAGGTGGCTTTTGGGGATAAGATCATTGGTATTGATGCGGTTTGTATCAATAATGAAATCAGTCTGCATTTAAGCGACATCGGATTGAATGCATTGCTGGTAAAAAATTATGAGAGCAGTGATACGCGCGGAAAACTGGGTTACGCACGTGAAATGCTGAAAACATTAAGCGAGCATGAAAACTTTTTGGTAAAAATTACAACAGCCAATGAAGTGATTGAAACCGAAGCGCTTATTGTGATTATCGCCAATGCGCAGAAATACGGGACTGGCGTTACCATTAACCCTACCGGCGATATGTCGGATGGTTTTTTCGAACTCGTTATTGCCAAAAAACTGGACTTCATAGAAACCGCGAAGATCCTGGCAGGCAGCACCGACTTCAATCCCGAGATTATGCGCGTGATTTCCGTTGAGAAGGCCACCATCGAATGCCCCGACAAAGAAGCACATTTCCAGATAGACGGGGAGTACAAAGGGATGGTCAGGAAACTTGAAGCGCACATTTTGAAGGAATACATCAGGGTGGCCATTCCCTGAGGTGATTTAAACAGTAAGCACCGCTGGTTTTCCTCTTTCGTAATAAAATCCGTTCAATCTCTTTCCGCTGGGTTATGAAAGTTGTTTTAATGTGCATGTTAAGTGCTTTTTGTATGTCTGCCACATTGTTTGCGCAGCAGGCAGAGTTATGCCAGGGCGCTTATTTTACAGAAGCGCAGGGAAAGGAATTTCTGGAAAAACATGCCGTCAAAACGAAACTTGAATGGGAAACGCGCGCAGCAGCCATCCGAAAGCAGATCCGTGAAGGGATGAATTTGCAGACTATGCCCGCCAAGCCGACCTCAAAACCGATCATTCACAGTAAAAAAGAAATGGACGGTTACTCCATCGAGAATGTGGCTTTCGAAAGCATGCCAGGGATTTACGTGACCGGGAATTTGTACAAACCATTAAAAAAGCAGCAAGCCTACGCAGGCATTCTTTGTCCCCATGGACACGGTGAAAATCCGCATGGCAGGTTTAGGGAACAAACGCAAAAACGTTGCGCAACGCTCGCACGCATGGGTGCTGTTGTGTTTGTTCTGGATATGGTAGGGCAGGGTGACTCCAAATATTGCGAACATAAAATGCCCAAAGCCCTTAAACTTCAAACGATCAATGCAGTAAGAGCACTGGATTTTTTAATGGCGCAACCCGGCGTTGATCCGGAAAGGATTGCTGTAACAGGCGAGTCGGGTGGGGGAACGCAAACTTTCCTTTTGGCTGCACTGGACGACCGCGTTAAGGTCACTGCACCCGTCGTGATGGTCTCATCTTACTTCTTTGGCGGATGCGTTTGTGAAAGCGGCCTTCCCATTCATAAAAAGGGCGATTACCAGACCAATAATGTTGAAATAGCTTCCCTAACCGCCCCGAGGCCCATGCTGCTCGTGTCTGACGGCGGCGACTGGACCAAGAATACGCCGGAAGTCGAATTTCCTTTCATTCAGAGCATTTACGGATTATACGGCAAGAAAGATCTGGTCGAAAACGTGCATTTACCTGACGAAAAGCACGATTATGGCCCTTCCAAGCGGAATGCGATGTACACCTTTATGGCGAAACAGCTTGGGCTGGATTTGAAAGCCGTCACCGATTCACAAGGTAAAATTGACGAAACACCTTCCAAACTGCTGGAACAGAAAGATCTGGAAGTTTTCAATGCGGCGCATCCCCGGCCGGCCAACGCGGTAATGGGGGATGAGGCTGTCATGAAAATGCTGTAAATCCAGACCTCCGATGATCATATTAATTGTTCTTGCGGCCGTTGTCTTCATTGTATTGAGTTCTACGGTGCTAAAAATGCACCCGCTGGTTGGCTTGCTGTTAGCTGCAATCGGCGTGGGCATCTTCGCCGGTCTGCCCATCGACAAGCTGGCCGAAACGATTGGAAAGGGTTTCGGGGAATTGATGTCGAAAATCGGGTTAATGGTCATTTTGGGCTGTGTGATCGGTGCAATTTTGGACAAATCCGGTGCTGCGATTAAGGTGGCAGATGTGATATTAAAGTTGTTCGGTGAAAAGCGCCCTGCATTTGCAATGGCAGTGATTGGTGGAATCGTCGGGATTCCAGTCTTTTGTGATTCGGGTTTTATTATCCTGCATAAGCTGAATCAGATTGTTGCCAAACGAACCGGAAAGCCGCTGGGAACCATCGCATTATCATTGTCAGGCGGTCTTTTTGCGACGCATACACTTGTTCCGCCAACGCCCGGCCCGTTATCCGCAGCAGGAAACCTCGGCATTGCGGATTCTGTGGGATTAGTCATATTGATAGGCCTGGTCGTTTCCATTCCCAGCCTTTTCCTTTCGACCTGGTTCGCGGGAAAATTTGCAAAAAATGTAGAAATCACAGAAAACTCAGCCGTCGAGCCACCCATCATCATTCACGAAAGCCGACTGCCTCCTGCGTGGAAAGCATTCATGCCAATTCTTTTGCCCATTATCCTCATTACCCTAGCCTCATTTGCAAGGATTCTCGATTTCCCGGAAACCTGGATAAAATGGCTGGGCTTTTTCGGCAGTCCGCTGGTTTCCTTCCTTATCGCCATCTTTTTCAGCTACTCCCTTTTCCCGGAATACGCCTCGGAAAGAATGATGGCCTGTTTCAAAAGTGGAATAGAACATTGCGGAACAACTTTGGTGCTGGTAGGAGCAGGCGGAGCCTTCGGCGCGATCTTAAAAGAAACAACATTAAAAGACATGGTCAGCGAATGGCTGCTCCACAACGAAATGTCTGGCGCCTATCTCCTGGTAATCACCTTCCTCATCGCCGCCTTCTTCAAAACAGCACAAGGCTCAACTACATCCGCGATGGTGCTGACAACCAGCATTCTGGCACCATTGCTAGCATCATTAGGCTTCGTTACACCCATTCAAATCACATTAGTTGTCATGGCAGTAGGAAGCGGTGCCATGGTCGTATCCCACACCAACGACGCCTGGTTCTGGGTCGTTTCGCAGTTTACGGGGATTTCAGCGAGGGATACTTATCGAACGCATACGATTCTTACTGGATTGCAGGGGTTGGTGAGTTTTTTGGTGGTGATGGTGTTGTGGGTGTTGCTAGGCTGAGTGGTTCAATTTAATGCCTGTTTTCCTTATCTCAGCTGCAAAAGGATTATTTAATGAAAGCATATCCTGCTTTGATATTGGATGCGGCTCGATTCTGGAATCAAATTGAGAAGCCAACATCATGAGCCTTACTTGCGTATCAAATCTCTCGGCTTCCGGCAAGTGCTCAATTACCAAGGCAATGTCAATATCGCTTTCTGAGCGGGAATTGTTCCTGGCATAAGATCCGAACAAATAAGCCGCAACTAGGCCTGGTTGATTCTTAGAGACGGTAGAAACAAAGCGCTCTAATGTTTGATTAAGTCCTTGATCCATTGTCTATATTCTTTTAGTTGCTCAATCCAGTTGCCAGTAAATTCCGGTGTGCAGGTTTTTTGGAAACTCATTTTGTAGTCGTCATATCTGCTATTGATATTAAAAGCAGTCACTGATACAAGAAACAACTTCCTTTTCTCATCTAGTTCAATATTACTTTTTTCAGCAATTCTTAACAAGTTATGCGTAAATGGTGGAAATTCATTGTTGACCTTAACAAAAAGTGCTTTCAAAAGCTTCTCTATCATTAAATGTCCTACGAATAAGCTCCATGCGTAGCGTTTGCTGTCCAGCATTGCCATCATTGTTTCAAAGTCATCGTCCGAACTTCTGATCCAGTAGTTAATAACTTTCTCCTTGTCAAATCCTGCTTCGTTCATATGCAAAAGTATGGGTTTTATAAGATTGTCAGTCTCAACAAAGCTCATAAACGCCTGTCACCCTGAGCGGAGTCGAAGGGGCGTTACTACCTAGGTGATAACGCCCCCTTTCGGCTCCGCTCAGGGTGACAGTGTAAGTGACTCCGCTCAGGTGACAGGTCAAATATAACTTTACTGCAAGTCTTCTTAAACTCCCAGCTCGGCCAGAACCTCTGAAACCTTAGCAGCTGCTTCTTTAAACTCAATAGCCGAAGAAACCTTAAGTCCAGACTCATTAATAATCCGAGCTCCTTCTTCTGCGTTTGTTCCTTGCAGACGAACGATGATGGGAACCGGAATTTCGCCGATGGCTTTGTAAGCTTCCACAACACCAGCAGCAACGCGGTCGCAACGAACGATTCCACCAAAGATGTTGATCAGGATTGCTTTTACGTTCGGGTCTTTTAGAATGATACGGAAACCTGCTTCTACGGTGCGTGCGTTTGCGCCACCCCCAACATCCAGGAAGTTCGCAGGCTCGCCGCCTGAAAGCTTGATAAGGTCCATTGTAGCCATAGCAAGACCAGCACCATTTACCATGCAACCCACGTTTCCGTCCAGTTTCACATAGTTCAGGTTGTTTGCGCCTGCTTCAACTTCCAAAGGATCTTCCTCGTTTGTGTCACGCATTTCAGCCAATTCCGGGTGACGATATAGTGCATTGTCATCCAAATCAACTTTTGCATCAACGGCAAGGATTTTATTGTCAGATGTTTTCAAAACCGGGTTGATTTCAAACATCGCTGAATCACTTTCAATGTATGCTTTGTA of Dyadobacter chenhuakuii contains these proteins:
- a CDS encoding efflux RND transporter permease subunit, with the translated sequence MNKFIRGIVGFSLKNRFFIFFMTGLLIIAGIVSYRDTPLEAFPDVTNTQIIIVTQWNGRSAEEIERFVTVPIEVAMNSVQQKTNVRSTTMFGLSIIKIIFDDNVEDFFARQQVNNQLRNISLPDGVEPDVQPPYGPTGEIFRFTLKSKDRDSRELLTLHNWIIDRQLRSIPGVADVVAFGGREKIYEVQVNPTKLVKYNITPLEVYQAVTKSNVNVGGDVIEKNGQAYVVRGIGLLNSIPDIQNIIVEFIKDNPVLVKDVANVKESDMPRVGQVGLDGNDDVVEGIVVQRKGENPSEVLARIKDKVEELNTKILPPDVKMVTFYDRDNLIEFCAHTVKHNLIEGIVLVTVIVFLFMADWRTTVIVSIIIPLALLFAFMCLKLKGMSANLLSMGAIDFGIIIDGAVVMVEGIFVALDHLAHRNGMDRFNKLSKLGLIKKTGGELGKAIFFSKLIIITALIPIFSFQKVEGKMFTPLAYTLGFALLGALLYTLTLVPVLCSILLNKNVREKSNPVVRFFDRTVTNGFEWCYKRKKLSLVFATVFLGLSLFSAKFLGTEFLPTLNEGALWVEAKMPMSSSLNETIKMVTTLRAKLNEFPEVNGVLSQTGRSNDGTDPSGFYYVQMQVNLKPKDEWKRKITQDQLIEEMDTKLKQFQGINYNYSQPIIDNVAEAVAGMNASNAVKIYGDDLETLNAKADQVLEAIKNVPGIKDVGILRNIGQPEISVILHDHKMAQYGVSTADAQAVIEMAIGGKTASILYEGERKFDIRLRYEEQYRRTVDDIQQLMVPTLTGGKIPLKEISSIRTVTGPAFVYRDNNKRFIGVKFSVRERDLGSTIADAQNRVKPLLKNLPKGYSVNWSGEFENQVRATARLGQVVPISLIGIFILLFIMFNNAKDAGLVLVNVPFALIGGILALHVTHMNFGISAGVGFIALFGLCVQNGVILISVFNKNLAARMSLDEAIREGVKSRIRPVIMTALMAAIGLLPAATSTGIGSETQKPLAIVVIGGLVTATVLTLLIFPIIYGFFNRKSGAVRGGLEGLS
- a CDS encoding efflux RND transporter periplasmic adaptor subunit encodes the protein MKNSLSMVLLAAAGLWLTGCNTTKEDPEESKAFMLSDTMMSRITLDTVKTEPVRNELTLVGKVVPDENQVIKIYPLVGGNVEEVDVELGDNVRKGQKLATIRSGEVADFERQMIQAQSDLLIAQKNLSSTEDLFESKLVPERDVITARQVVDKAQADVSRVKEIFSIYGLGKSTNYTVKSPINGFIIDKSVNRGMQLRSDNAESLFTVGQIADVWVMANVNESDISKIKLGMPADVRTISFSNEVFKGKVDKIYNVLDPDTKAMKIRIQLQNVGLKLKPEMHATVNLNFEEGGEMQAIPSQAVIFDRSKNWVMVYHGRSNIETRPVEIYRSLANRTYITSGLKPGEAIISKNQLLVYDALND
- a CDS encoding TolC family protein, whose product is MRTYFTTILLFLAVQLHAQDTLRLSIKQADSLFLQNNLEILAEKYQIDIAKSIEIQDKLWNNPTFGVEISAYNPSRGFLDVGNKGQKAFTVQQLITRAGKRNKQVALDVESTRKSEYQFFDLIRTLKFDLRQIFFESYYLEQTIALYDTQIASLNTTVSAFDKEYNRKNISLKEVVRLKALLFQLTNDRADILFELHDNQRDLRTLLNVDQPVKSVVDSAAVRRYQLSQYNGAALKAKAMESRADLKVSQSEVKQAELNYTLQKALAVPNIQLGAVYDQASNYVNNYVGVSATMDLPFFNRNQGNIKAAKSNISYFKTAETAKVNSINNQVDAALQKVNVAEKAYQGVESQFSDQFQLLSKGIYDNFQKRNITLLEFIDFIETYNESIKEYNRLQADRIKVYEELNFVVGEELFN
- a CDS encoding sensor histidine kinase, translated to MKIKNRIALQFTLLVATILLLFSITIYSVSEHYRQEEFYDRLKSRARTTCRLLVKVKGIDKHLLKAIDQNTLSEMLDEKVLIFNADNELIYSSVDDKLLSYKASLLDEVREKHYIEFHEGGSEVIGLLYQEQSEPLTVLASAYDTFGHSKLTNLRETLGWGLLAGIAVTVGLGIYFAGNALRPISRINHEVSLITAQNLSQKLDEGNRKDEIAQLAINFNTVLVRLHNAFEQQKSFVSHASHELRTPLAALKSEIQLGQRFNKNNPDLDEVFANLFSDTERLISITNNLLFLARSYEHSGQLKMAPIHIEDLAFAAKEELLSANPDYRVEIDYENIPEDENQTVIEGNEELLKRVFSNLLDNACKYSSDHQARILISSDNKSCIVKFKDQGIGISPEDMPHIFNPFYRSSDATTVPGFGIGLSICQRIIDLHHGTISVTSEPGQGSEFQVRLNHV
- a CDS encoding response regulator transcription factor; amino-acid sequence: MKKILIIEDDRRIAQNIFRGLASENIEAEIAHDGITGKQMALDKKFDLVLLDVNLPGMNGHDVCQQIRIYKPSLPIIMLTAYGEIEDKLEGLGRGADDYIVKPFDFRELLARINAALRVSELINPETTDKVLRIADLEMNLGTKQVSRGGNMIDLTAKEFALLEYFLLHRGRVVSKMDLAEHVWHLNFDPGTNVVEVYINYLRKKVDKDFATKLIHTRPGMGYIMKEE
- a CDS encoding App1 family protein produces the protein MKRCDIKLYRGYANKNELVVFGHIVKKYPSGDRKYTRSGFRYARTIIELFSVKTIPFLKVVFRLGDITAEATAEADGYFRFQVPLTEPMTSGWHTYEVTVDDELNGKRYQGSAQEEFFLPYKSSYGIISDIDDTFLISHSRRSFRKLFVLLSKNVQARKPFDDVVKHYQLLSFASRTHPHKDSNIFFYVSSSEWNLYDMIVRFAELNGLPKAVLKLRTIKSGLDDFVSTGGGSHDHKLRKIHNIINFYPELQFILLGDDSQKDPEIYEQICRDFSANIRAVYIRQTRRRAKPETTLNLKNIQELGIDVCYFAHSNKAIIHSLDTGIVFQAPIEAIAPIIESKDLLQ